The Sander vitreus isolate 19-12246 chromosome 24, sanVit1, whole genome shotgun sequence genome segment AGCAAATTAAAATAGTGCAGCTTCACCTTAGGGGGAATCTTTTTAAATCAGTGTGGCGTATTTCCCTAAATAACACCACACCATCTTACTGCGGGTTCGTTCTTGTGAAAATAGTGCACATTTTCTGCAATGTTGTTCTATCATAGTGGAACGAAGATAATCTTGATCTGGTCACGCACTCATGTCTCACCTGGTCTGTTGTCCCCGACTGTCCCTCCCCATTCTGCAGCTTCTTGGGGTCCTTCTCCCGGATGGTGAAGATCCAGTCATCACTGCCAAAGTTGTTCCCGCCCGACGCCTGGCCATCCTgctctctgattggacagatattaAAGAGGCTTTGAACATTTATCAGGATAAGTGATGAAGTCATGCACGTTAAGTGCTTAAAGCCCATCATAACAGATGTGGGAGGAGAGCAGCACAGAGGATGTTTCTCTCCTTCAGCGGGATGAGTTTGTGTCAaattgacttcttttttttttttttaaataggagTAAAAGAGCTGCTAGCATAATAGCATGCagtaaaagataaaataaagacATGAGTTAAAGACATGAAATGACTGGTGTACCAGGAAAAAACAGACATCTAAAGTGAGGAGGACAGAATCAGACTTACGAGTCAGACTCATCAGAACTGGACTCTGCGGTTCTAGACTGCTCTGCCTTCCACCTCTTGTACTTGTCCACCAGCTCAGTCAGGTAGGAGGTCTTTTTCGCATGGCGGACGATCAGCTTATGCTTCAACAGCTCTTTGGCAGTTGGCCTCtgtggagaggaagaggagcaagTGAGATGAGCACATGACGCAGTCAGGAGAAGCACCATCTGTACAGACAAAAAGCAAACTctttaaacatgaaaacacgacttACAAAACTGGGCTCTTTGTTTAGACAGGCCTCGATAAACTCCTTGAGCGGTTTGCTGTAGTTGCCCTCCAGCGTGGGCGGGTTGTTCTTTGGGATGAGGAATAAAACCTTCATGGGGTGGAGCTCTGAGTGGGGCGGCTCGCCTTTCGCCAGCTCGATGGCTGTGATGCCCAGAGACCAGATATCAGCCTGGAGTGCACAGGGAGACATGGTGAAAACATACAAGCCAACCAACAATCGGAGCGACAAAAAGGTTTTCCATTGGCTCTCTACAGTGTTATGGTCCAGTCTGTGTCTGCTAGAGAGTGGGTGTGGCTTTAGCCTGATTGACAGGGTCAGACTGACATGTGCACATGTAAGGTGTTTGACTCAATCAAGCCCAACAAGGTGCAGGCTGACACACTGGAGGAGAACACTGATGAAGACTGGAGCTTAATCTCACATCCCTTATTTGACAGCTCCTCGCTCTTCTGTTGAAGCAGAAGTTGTTCTGGCCCTTcttcgtgaaggccgtctcaaagctcttattccagCTACGAGGAGAGAGGATCAAGCATCGAGGAGGAGCTAggagcgaggatacacgagagcagccttcctggaagccgtgcagctcaAACCCATTGCTATCTGCACTCATACGCTGACGAATTGACgttgacgcttcagaggaaaggacgtctcatccctctgactaagacgcgaggaagggaggcaaatGGAGGAGCCGCGGGATGCAAGTTACGGGACGTGAGAAGGACGCAAAGAAGACTGAAGCTGGCTTTTGTTccccacacacaacaaaacaattattGGTAAATGCACCTTTTTAAAACTGAACTACACACAGAGCGGGTTGGCGGACTCAGCTGAGAGACAGTGGAGCGAGGAGGCCGTTTTGGAGCACCGACGAGAAGTATCTGGGTGAGTCACAAACACAGCAAAGCCCCTCTCAGCTTAGGTCTCATTCTCAAGTTAAACGCAGCATGCCGAGACAGTTGATTGATATTATCTGCTAGGCTAGCGCTAACATGCTGACAGATTCTGTGTTTTTAGCTAATCTagactctatatatatatatatatatatatatatatatatatatatatatatatatatatatatatatatatatatatatatatatatatatatatatatatatttggttaAAACAGATCGGCGATGCCATTTTGTCCTCATTGTTCCCTGTTAACTTTTATGTGCGCCTtactcagttaaaaaaaaagaaaagcagcctTTTAAAAGCTACATTGCTTGTTAGCTTTGGCATGccgttttgttttaataaatatggAATACACAGGAGTGTACAGGGTAAAAATCGTCTTTGACCTTACCTTTGAGTCATAAGCCGACTGTTTGATGACCTCGGGGGCCATCCAGAAGGGTGTGCCAACAAAGGTGTTGCGTTTGATCTGAGTGTCGGTGAGCTGTCCCGCCACGCCAAAATCTGCCAGCTTCACCTCTCCTTGCTCGGACAGCAGCACGTTGGcagctgtgggggggggggggggggggggagacagagggaaaggTTGGTGCGATACAGCTCCGAGAGAGATGCCGCATCTTCAGACACTTCTGTCAATGCCATTTATCTGCATCGCCAATTTATCTAATAAAGAGGGAACTGTCAGAAGCCTTTTAGCGTAACCTGCTGCAGCGTTCAACTCAACTCCCTGATGAAATACAAACTATATAATAAATGAAACCATAAGTGGATGTCAATACCATTAACGTGCTATgtgatatctgtgtgtgtgtgctcaatgATGCCATTTAGTCAGCTGAAACTGGCGTCCTCTAATAGCAGCGCTCTCAGTCAGCTACCTTTGATATCCCTGTGGATCTTCTTCTCAGAGTGCAGGTACTCCAGGCCCTTGAGGATCTCTCTTAGGATCGTGGCGATCTGAGTCTCATCCAGAGCTCCGGGCTCCATCTTTTTagaagagaaacaaacaaaagtcaTGAGCTGTGGGTGTCAGCTGAGCCTTAGGGTGGATGATTCATAATTATACAGGGCTGACAGTAGAGCAAAACAAATGACTAACTTATCTAACGCCAAACACACAACTTTGATTCAGATTTTAAAAGAAGCAGTTCGCCtaaaattacattaaatattcCAATGGAAAGAGCCaaaccaacaataaatgtatctactaacaagtattgtgcTGATATCCCCAAAACTAAAGAAATCGCACAATAATCCAGGAAGAGGAAAAGCATATTCAGCATTTTGCACAATGTTTTATAGTGGAGGCGCCGCATTTCGTGCCTCACCGCTAACGTCACAggaaatgattattttcatattatGTTAACGAAATGTAATATAAGGCTTATTAAGCTTCAGGGAAAACAAGCAGGTGTGCTACATCGCACAGCAAAGGCCAAGTATttaatgaatgaggaaattatTCTAACATAATCAAGAAACTACATTGATAAAAGGACAAGATACAAGATGAGATGCTTCAGGATGTCTGATTCAGCTCAGCAGGTGACTGGCTGATCAATCCCACTGTCTGTTCACTTTGCAGAGCAGCACTTTGTAATGCCAGGGAAAAAAGTAAGGCTGTCAAGAGTTTCGGATACATCAATGTGCATCTCCAGCAATCACAAACGTCAgtgcaacagaaacacaaagcagGAATCACTTACCAAATCTAATGCTGAGCCTCCACCTAAATACTCCATAATGATCCATAGCTTTGTGTCCTGGAACagtggagacagagaaagagaagagagtgaGCTGCCTGTGATGAGCAAAAGGGGTCATTAGGCACAATAGTACATTTGTGGAGGCGTATTCATAGCTCGTTTATGAAGGTGGTTACTGGCTTATTGCGAAGTGTCAAGAGCCAGGTGCATTCCGAAACAAGTCAGGATGACACATAAGGGCTTGGTGGGTGTCTGAAGTCGTCTGAGACTAATCCTTTTTTAATTTAGGATTATTCAGGGGAAAAGTGGGTAGAGGAAGAGAAATCCTTTTGTGTTTCATCTCATATGCTCACTTGGAGGTTTGACTTGGAGGTGAAAACTGAACTAAGAAAGTCAACTTAAATTTCTGCCTTCCCTGCTCtacctgtaaagcactttgggtcaactgctgttcatttaaatgtgctatataaataaaatgacttcACTACATTTGATGCATATCATACAGACTATAACCTTTTCCTGTGACAGCATTTGTGTAACAAGCGTCACCTTCAGGTATGAGCCGTAATACTTGGTGACAAAGGGGCTGTCGCACTGGCTCAGCACTGTGATCTCCTGCTGAATGTCTTCGATCTCGTCCTCCGCTTCCTCCAGGTCTATGGTCTTGATGGCTACTACTTTCTGGGTGCGATTGTCGATGCCTTTGAACACCTCGCCAAACGAACCCTTGCCAATGCGCTCCAGCTTGGTGAACAACTCCTCCGGGTCAGCTTTGGTATTCTGGCAGTGATGGGAGGGGGAACAAAGCAGGGGAGGAAAGGGGAAGGtggattgaagaaaaaaaaaaagggaaagaaaaaggaatgtTTGAAAAGGAACTGAATGTTGGGGAGTAAATAGGAAACACCAGCAGGGTGCCATTCTTACAGGATACATTAATTCACTCATTGCAACAccttgtttgtgtacacagaaagacacaggaGAATGAAAGGGAAAGAGTGTAACAATTGGATAACAGGCaggttaaaaataattttaaataaaacaaaatatgctCCTAAAATAACATTTGTCCTTTAAATACCCTAGTGCACCtttggtttattttattatctGCCGATTCCATTCTCAATAATCGATGAGCCTATAAAATGAAGTTTCTCAAGACTCCACCGgcatgtcttcaaatgtcttgttttgtccgaccaacagtcccgAACCCAAAGAGATTccatatttaataatataaaacagataCAAGCAGATAACATTTTTTTGGCAAGAttgaatatgaaaataattCTAGCATTCGGAAAGTTTTGACACATTTAAGACCAAATatgagcgtttttttttttttttgtataccaGCTAGGGCTGGGTAACGTGAACAATTTTGATACCGTATTAATACCCTTAACATGATACCGATAGCAATAGAGTACTTCATTTTAAATAATCCTTTTgcattttatgcatttatttttatcgGACGCCACAGGCGTGTGGTATAGCCAtactttcaaatgttttggtgGCATCTTGGTGGCTGAACTGCCAACTCCATGAGATTCACCGCACTCAACTTCACCACACCAGGCTGTAtggtagaggtgtgaatcttcactgatcacccaatttgattacgattatcatgtcagcgattcgatgatctcgatgcatcaaatacatttttctattaaagccatataggatatttaattcatagcttttcaagcgtCAAAGACAAAACAGTCGGCAGTGCTTGAATACTAAAtcaattggatacataaaactacagcactgagcacatggcacttcctgaatgtgcaaaacataccagaatatgtaaacagaaaggttgttaggcatacattaaattgtaaacagaaataatcgattacgGCCAGCctgattatcgatgcagcatcgtccatggccacgattcgatgcatcgattatttgattaatttcaacacctctactgTATGGGCTGTAGCTGCTGCAGTAGTGGGCCAATCACATGTCGCATTAAATCAAAGAACGCTTGTGGTGATTGGCTGCAGCACACTGTAGCATGTTATCTGAATGTTGACTGAAAAAAAGCCTACTTGAACATCGCAGGAAGTGAACTAAAATGACTTAACTCTCCAGAGGCTGTTCTGTGGGAAACACAAGAGCAGGCGCTGACGAAAACAACTTCCTTTTATGACCTCTTTTGAGCAGAGAAAGGGTCAATATGCCTGTTTTGAGATCGCTAAAAATGAAACAGCTGCCTACAAGAAGGATGTCACCAATGAAGACCCTTTTGGTGCCATGAAAGATGTATTCAAGAAATTAAACAGTGATTCCCCTAATGGAAAGTGTGGTACAGAAACAAAGTGATGagtcatattttattaaaacaaaatgtgcttTGTTTGGGAACAAGAGTTTAACTGAAATAAGAGCTTCAAGTCAAACACTGACTTTTTCTGCCAGATTTACAATTTACACTGGTAGATTAACTTGTCTTAAAACTTAAATATTGCAAGACAATTCAACTGACAAGCTAAAACTTTGAATGCACTTGCCTTCATGTCCTGCAGTTTAATTTAAGAGCACCTTCACCTGACTTGCAGCCAACACTTCTTTACAACTTAGAACCAGTTATTATGTTGTCTTAATTGGTTCCGAAATCCCAGCCTCTGATGTATCCTCACCCAAGTTTACATTTACTTCCAAAGCAGAGAAATCTGCTAACACGCCTGCACAGCACCATAATCGGGTGCATGAGGCAGTTTACATTAGGAACAGTTATCTCCTCTAGTTATCTACCCAACACAATTATCCCCTATAGGCAAAATCCTAAAGATAGCAGCAGAGGAAAGAACAAGGCTCATGTGTGCATAATAGTTTCTTTGTACAGGGGAGCCAAGGATATCCACGCTTTCAAGTCATGGTTGAAATATCGGAATTTTGAGTTTAATGCGTATCATTTTGTTCCAAAGCAGTTAACATGACAATAACTATGACGACATAGCAAAAATGTAAATTTCTGCTAAGTTGTCTGGCGTCCCATACATTATAGTTTTTATCATGGACCTATGTTTCGGTTGTTTTATATGTTACGTATTTcgattcattttgacatcaatTACACACCTGACATTCATTTTCCTCAATCATGTTGCCAATTACTCATATTTGAAATATTTCCTGCCTCGAGTGTCAGATTTTACGAGGTGTACCTGAAATAACCAAAGTCACAGCGCTGGATAGGTGTGCAGTGCACCGTGCACAAACCCACAGCATGGAGTCAGTCAAAGAGTGTACATTTTGTTCTGGCAGTGACCTCAACTAGCTACTTATTGCGGAGCAAATTCAAAAGACATTTGGCTTACCTGCATCCCCGGCAGGTTACCCTGAACAGGAGAATGGGCCATGGTGATGCTGACTGGATTTGCGCCTCCAACAACGCAGGGCTGAGATCTCCTCGGCTTGACTTATGTTTACAGTCCTGGCTgtggtaacgttactgttaatGTTAGCAATCCTCCAAGACACCTAGTTACACAGGCCTACTGAGAACCGTCACAGGTACTTCTATGTAGTGAGAAAAATGTCCCTCCGCACAGGCTGGGATACCTTTCCTGTGTCCCAACCCCAAGTCATCCAAAAACAGCTGAGCAAGCTAACAGACGTTTGCTAATGCTAACCCTGAAGCTGCAAGCAAGAAATCCGCAATGTTACTTTGCTAACCAGCTGGCTAAGCGTTAACTAGTGCGTTGAATCAGATTCCCCATTCAGGGAAGTTAACGTTATGCCGCTGCAACAAATTTTAATTCTCAAAAACGAAGAAGTAGCAACaactatttatttcaaaattacCTAACTGTCACTTTCTGAAAACGTTTTCTCTCGCTAACGGTGTTGTCAGCTAGCTAACATGGttagctcgctagctagctagccaacGCAGACAGCCTGACAAACGTTCTGTCAGCGAGCGGGCTTGGAGCACGATTGTCTGCATACCGCAAATATCACCCACAGAACGTAGTCTTGAATAAACCGATTACCCAGCTTTTATCTTTGCACTAACTTGTCCGCAGCAGCTCTACAGGTCTGGCATCTGCGGCAAGGATCGCTCGccagtgtttttgtttccaCCCTCACTTTCGTCCCGTACTCTCGGCCATCTTGTCGGTGCTGTGACGCCTGGCTGGGCGGATCCGGATCAACAACAACATCCTGACTTTTCCATATTCTCTCACCGGTGTGGATGGCAACTGGATGGACCGAGGTCCCCCAAAACTGTTTGAGTCAGTGATACTTAAATAGATTAAACCGTTTTGTTATGGCTGTGTGCCTCAGAATCCCATCTGAAAAAACTCCAGTTCTGTGATCTGGTGATTTGATCCAGATAGCCTGAGAAAGTGCTATTAAGATAAttgataaaaacacatttacacagctATAGGCTTAATAAAATGAGAGCTGAAtcacttttcagtttttttttaataggacCCCGTGAAAGCCTGTCAGGGAAATGTACCCAATTTTTGGAATCAATTCCCACTCATATTCCCACTACTGGTAATGTTAGGTCACCTGACCACCTGAGGAGGAGTTGCCTTCCTCCCTTAGTTCACTTTTccacgtgtgtgtgtcctaAGTTGATTTGCTTTTATATGACTTTTGATTGTCACCAATGCACACCCTTTATGTTTGATTCATTGTCAAtgagttttgttattttgttttatttcgtTGCAGAGTTAAAAACCACATATACCCGGACACAAACAGGCAGCAAAGACATTGAATTGAATCTGCCTTTTGCCAAAAACTGCTCTGCTTAAACAGCCCACTGCAGTGCTTACCgcttcttcgtcttcttcttccATGCTGACACCAATTGAGCTATGCGTTTCCCTTCAGGTAACGTCAGTCATACGAAAATCCATTAATCAAGTTCATTACGAATACACACACCGCAGTCCTATAATACTGATACATTCATGTGATTGTATAAAACCGTATACAACTGAATTGAGATAACACAATTGCATTGTGAGTAGACAACTAAATCAAATTCTTATAATTTTCCAACCGATGCTATTCTGCAGTGCATCAGTGCTAATTGAATCTAGCCTAATTGACGTTTCTTATGTTTCACCACAGGGTGGCGCCAGTGTATACACGTCACTGCAGCAGCATCCTTGTGTAATTTGGATGCTGATGCACCATCGCGGGCTGAGGCTAGACATAACGACGGGATGGCCAGTGCATTACTGCTGCTGGTGTTTTTGTCGTCGCCAGGAACATTTGAGACAATATAGGCTATCTACAGCTGTGTGCAGATTCGGTTCAC includes the following:
- the stk24b gene encoding serine/threonine-protein kinase 24, giving the protein MAHSPVQGNLPGMQNTKADPEELFTKLERIGKGSFGEVFKGIDNRTQKVVAIKTIDLEEAEDEIEDIQQEITVLSQCDSPFVTKYYGSYLKDTKLWIIMEYLGGGSALDLMEPGALDETQIATILREILKGLEYLHSEKKIHRDIKAANVLLSEQGEVKLADFGVAGQLTDTQIKRNTFVGTPFWMAPEVIKQSAYDSKADIWSLGITAIELAKGEPPHSELHPMKVLFLIPKNNPPTLEGNYSKPLKEFIEACLNKEPSFRPTAKELLKHKLIVRHAKKTSYLTELVDKYKRWKAEQSRTAESSSDESDSEQDGQASGGNNFGSDDWIFTIREKDPKKLQNGEGQSGTTDQTKDIPKRPYSQSLATVISPALAELKARQEQVNGNPMVLDELREAILLAEEAYPGISDSLVAHMVHRLQSFSTSRTSSSSSP